The Littorina saxatilis isolate snail1 unplaced genomic scaffold, US_GU_Lsax_2.0 scaffold_1372, whole genome shotgun sequence genome segment CACCCGACAGAGACGATTTTAGCGAGTCTCTCGATCGTTTGATGTCCACCAACTGGTAAGAAACTACCACTGATTCAGTGATTGTGAGACTCTTCCTCGTATATATTCCTATTATAGAATCGATTCTGGTAGAGCTTGTTTTGCAGTCAGTAATTTGTAAAGTTTGTGCGAtgtcttcttttacccttgatGCAATTCATGCATGCCAGAAAGTGATGCGCATTCCTGATTAtaattttagtcaaaacatcaTCCTACTGAGCAGTCAGTATGCCCACTCAATCATTGCTAGTAGCAGTCCCCAAAACTAAAACTAGCCAAATCAGTACACGTATGAATATACCAATGTTCCAATGGAATAACAATTTATTATGGTTTTGTCTAGACATAATGGTCACTACCATTGGTTGTGAATTTGTCCATTTCAGTTGTTTTACTGCCTTAGTAGATCaatttttttgtgtgagtttgtAGACTGCAGAGAATTTGAACTAAACTTGtatcaaattttgtgtgtgcaggtgtcagTGCGCAAACTGTGCAGGCATGGGCTCAATCCGAGAATGCCGCTGTTGTCAAGAAATTCCAGAAATGGAATCACTGACAGTAAGCACAGGGGTGGGCTGCATCACTGACCACCCTGGCTTCAGATCAGTGTGCTTGGACCACTATGTCTTGGAGACATGCTATCACTGGTACAACCAGCAGTATGGGAGGGCTATACAGGATGCTAATGAgtaagttattttttttttagaattgtaATCATGATACTATAAATAGGTTTATGTCATAGATGtgcaaaaacaaataacaataaaataaaaaaatgaaaattaattgtcagatattcatttttatttcaagaCAATTCATTTATTCGCATGTGCTAATTCTGAGCAAAGCAATATGGGGAATGTTTTCAAGTATCCTGATTGTACACTTTGTGtactgtggactgggtggccgagtggtaacgcacttgcgctcggaagcgagaggttgcgagttcgaccctgggtcagggcgttagcaattttctccccccctttcctaacctaggtggtgggtgctagtctttcggatgagacgaaacgccgaggtcccttcgtgtacactacattggggtgtgcacgttaaagatcccaccattgacaaaagggtcttgtgtgtggcgcacgttatatgtctttcggatgagatgaaaaaccgaggtccctttgtgtacactacattggggtgtgcacgttaaagatcccacgattgacaaaagggtctttcctggcaaaattgtatcggcatagataaaaatgtccaccaaaatacccgtgtgacttggaataataggccgtgaaaagtaggatatgcgccgaaatggctgcgatctgctggccgatgtgaatgcgtgatgtattgtgtacaaaaaattccatctcacacggcataaataaatccctgcgccttgaatatgtgcgcgatataaattgcataaaatttttttttttaaatccctgcgcttagaactgtacccacggaatacgcgcgatataagcctcatattgattgattgattgatactgtcATTAATACTGtatgcttgtttttctttccaggCAGTATCGGTATGTAGCTTACCGCATGCTTGTGCGGTGGGTCTGGAAATGGCTGGGAGAGACATCAGGGTCACCTTACCAGCTTGTGCGGTTGCAAGAATTAGAGAACAGTTTCCTAGTGCAGATGGGCAGTACGTGGGTTATAGggacccacgacctcccgatcacagggcggacgccttaccactaggccaccgtgccggtttgtcttattagtgcagtagacgaattctggcattgtagagtgacatactgtgtccggtcagcaagatacgatttaaagaagtcacagaccgaatcgtttctcaaataatagtgagcgagagagagagagagagagagagagagagagagagagagagagagagagagagagagagagagagagagagagagagagagagagagagacggacggaatGACGGGCGGGCGGGCAggcttacagacagacagacagatagacagacagtcagtcagacagacagacagacagacagacagacagacaggaaaagagagagaaagagagagacacatacacacatacagacggacggacgcgcagacagacagacagacagacaggcagacagacagacagacagacagacagacagacatattgaatgactgactgagaaGTGGCGGACGATGACAGAAACATAGACATATTTATACGGTGATATCAACACCATCATGGGTTGACTAACTCTGTAAGTATGCTTTGGTACAGATCTGGAAGAACATTTTATGAAAACAGTACCACTGGTACGCGTGATTATTGACACGTAGTGTTTTCTGTAACCGCTCTTTTCATTTTTGGTGCGTCGATGTATTTTCTCATTCATATTCGAGCATAATCATGTTCTCGGCTTTCAGTGTCAGTGAGTACTAAACGCAGGGGAGACCTAATTGGGTAATACTGTCATGTATTTTAAATTTCAACAATATCGGGAAGATTTAAGTCGGGaaagtcggggggggggggggggggggtgtcagagaGATGATGACTATCAGAGACTTGCCAATTCAAggatttcatccaaaatgttgtctAATCTTATCAAGCTGAGCTAAGTTAtgtgaacacacaaacaaacctttaagaaagattcactcaagCATAACATTCgataaaaacataaaacaacatgACATGCCAATAATCAAATACTAGATCATTAACATGGTAACCACAGGGTAATCAAAATCTATCACTTAACCTTATACAACTATGTACCTAtgttgcaactgttttgacatgtgcaagttatccatagaggttgaatacagcgaatgaaattgttttgagcgttccagcgccgttagttttctgaaatgaatcaatcaatcaatatgaggcttatatagctattctgatgaacacgtgggggaattcgggggctgtggtctcttccgatcatcaaagcataatgctacggaagtcggccatttttctcaatatccaaaagcatattgtcgataacaaagacgcatggttccggtttacccatctgtaccacggcgatgtttctatcgacaacagcatacactgacaacttaaaaagctgtttcaacaactgtgttgtgaaatcgaatgcacttggagtcagtttttcttccaaagtcagaaagcgtgtagcggtgtgcatgcctgcgcgaacatgatgcgcgtaagaagtttgtctgctatcaaaacctgagatcaacgcatcgacgcaaaaaactgtcattttgtaactTTGGAACAACAactcaaggtcataacagctatataatcgctattgtgttttcagcgtagcaatagggtccgatatttagactcgaacaagtataatgcgactcgtcttcgactcgtcggcattatacttgtctcgtctaaatatcggaccctattgctacgctgaaaacacaataggtgttaatatcgcgcgtattccgtgggtacagttctaagcgcagggattttttatgcaatttatatcgcgcacatattcaaggcgcagggatttatttatgccgtgtgagatggaatttgttttacacaatacatcacgcattcacatcggccagcagatcgcagccatttcggcgcatatcatacttttcacggcctattattccaagtcacacgggtatattgtttttatctatgcctgtacaattttgccagaaaagacccttttgtcaatcgtgggatctttaatgtgcactccccaatgtagtgtacacaaagggacctcgggttttcgtctcatccgaaagactagcacttgaacccaccacctaggttaggaaaggggggagaaaattgctaacgccctgacccagggtcgaactcgcaacctctcgcttccgagcgcaagtgcgttaccactcggccacccagaaaTGTATTGGTCCATGTTAGGCAGTGGTCCATATAAGGCAATCTTCGCTGACGACGGTACGGACATGTTTTTAGCGACCAAACTTTATTTGTTGCTCACCGGATGCTTCGTGTAGCTATAAGCCACCGGGGCGTCCTTATTGTGTGCCTTTACGAGAAACAGACCACGTGCAAAAAATACTCGTAATGCTGTGTTGTAGTATTCTTTGTGCTTTGGTTTATCGTATCTAATTAaaaggaccctattctgagg includes the following:
- the LOC138957424 gene encoding uncharacterized protein, which encodes MADHEENSETSSVSSLELSCYSSDFEVLNEHDLQPYQFEPELSDAEVEETPDRDDFSESLDRLMSTNWCQCANCAGMGSIRECRCCQEIPEMESLTVSTGVGCITDHPGFRSVCLDHYVLETCYHWYNQQYGRAIQDANEQYRYVAYRMLVRWVWKWLGETSGSPYQLVRLQELENSFLVQMGSTWVIGTHDLPITGRTPYH